A DNA window from Salvelinus fontinalis isolate EN_2023a chromosome 28, ASM2944872v1, whole genome shotgun sequence contains the following coding sequences:
- the LOC129826149 gene encoding probable RNA-directed DNA polymerase from transposon BS isoform X1, with product MLFIDHSSALKTIVPSKVITKLRILGLNTSLCNWILDFLTGHPKVVRVGSNTSAMLILNTGAPQGCVLSPLLYSLITHDCMVRHDSNTIIKFADDTTVVGLITDNDENTYREEVRDLARWCQNNNLSLNVTKNKENIVDYRKRRTEYAPILIDGAVVEQVESFKFLGVHITNKLEWSKHTKTVVKRARQSPFPLRKLKRFGRGPEILKKFYSCNIESILTGCITAWYGNCLASDRKALQRVVRTAQYITGAKLPATQDLYTRRCQRKALKIVKDPSLRLFSLLLHDGKRYRSAKSRTKRLLNSFTPRP from the coding sequence atgctattcattgaccacagctcagcgttaaaaaccatagtaccctcaaaggtCATTACTAagttaaggatcctgggactaaacacctccctctgcaactggatcctggacttcctgacgggtcaccccaaggtggtgagggtaggtagcaacacatctgccatgctgatcctcaacactggagccccccaggggtgcgtgctcagtcccctcctgtactccctaatCACACACGACTGCAtggtcaggcacgactccaacaccatcattaagtttgcagacgacacaacagtggtaggcctgatcaccgacaacgacgagaacacctatagggaggaggtcagagacctggccaggtggtgccagaataacaacctatccctcaacgtaaccaagaatAAGGAGaatattgtggactacaggaaaaggaggacagagtacgcccccattctcatcgacggggctgtagtggagcaggttgagagcttcaagttccttggtgtccacatcaccaacaaactagaatggtccaaacacaccaagacagttgtgaagagggcacgacaaagcccatttcccctcaggaaactaaaaagatttggcaggggtcctgagatcctcaaaaagttctacagctgcaacatcgagagcatcctgactggttgcatcactgcctggtacggcaattgcttggcctccgaccgcaaggcactacagagggtagtgcgtacggcccagtacatcactggggctaagctgcctgccacccaggacctctacaccaggcggtgtcagaggaaggccctaaaaattgtcaaagaccccagccttagactgttttctctactactgcatgatggcaagcgataccggagtgccaagtctaggacaaaaaggcttctcaacagttttacccccaggccataa
- the LOC129826149 gene encoding uncharacterized protein LOC129826149 isoform X2, giving the protein MRFQMVLLTLSICFGAVSSSPSMSNPPPSDLKRKTGCLKMSNCRCIMKDGSGVINLVAMADSDGFLGHLKPVPSGNAPPNAEILLSFSPCQPFSEPEDLAGTDCTDVAACLTVRFYRNNRYISHYINYGRHEGNEFHYNNSLQTLSVSYSVLEYTQPLTVVHYRCSPNRSTSFALHFNGDIPLQIWVESPCACPNACALGDVGPGTIFLIILSLSATAYFILGSCALRPFRAGSGVQIAPEESLWCMLCYMFTERRGGRRRRYISLQEETL; this is encoded by the exons ATGAGGTTTCAAATGGTTCTCTTGACTTTATCCATCTGCTTTGGTGCCGTTTCATCGTCTCCCTCCATGTCCAACCCTCCGCCCTCGGACTTGAAGAGAAAGACAGGCTGTTTAAAAATGAGTAACTGTAGATGTATCATGAAGGATGGCTCAGGGGTGATAAACCTGGTAGCCATGGCGGATTCAGACGGATTCTTGGGACACCTAAAGCCTGTGCCCTCGGGGAACGCACCACCAAATGCAGaaatcctcctctccttcagcccCTGTCAACCGTTCTCTGAGCCAGAGGACCTCGCAGGGACAGACTGCACAGATGTGGCTGCCTGTTTGACAGTCAG GTTTTACAGAAATAACAGATACATCAGTCATTACATAAACTATGGGAGACATGAGGGCAACGAATTCCATTACAACAACAGCTTGCAGACACTGTCTGTTTCATATTCTG TCCTAGAGTACACCCAACCCCTGACAGTAGTACACTACCGTTGTAGTCCCAACAGATCCACTTCTTTCGCCCTACACTTTAATGGAGACATTCCCCTGCAAATCTGGGTGGAGAGTCCCTGTGCATGTCCAAACGCCTGTGCCCTGGGGGACGTGGGTCCTGgcaccatcttcctcatcatcctcTCCCTCAGCGCCACTGCCTACTTTATCCTGG GGTCCTGTGCTTTGCGGCCATTCAGGGCAGGCAGTGGAGTGCAGATCGCTCCAGAGGAAAGTCTGTGGTGCATGCTCTGTTACATGTTCACTGAACGcagagggggtaggaggagaaGATACATCTCCCTGCAAGAGGAAACCCTGTGA